The nucleotide sequence acacacaccaccataCCTTTTAGAACCTCAGTGCAAGGTTTGCTTGTGCTCAGTTCTAGAAATAGGTAGTTAGCTGAAGTGGCTCACCCATTTTTAGAAATGGATGGGGATGTCTGAGGAAAAAAATTGATCCTTTTTCTTCTACACTGCTGATCATGTGGGTAAGAAAATTATCCTAGCTAGGATATTTTCCAGAGCCTCTCAATGCTGATTATTAGAGTGCAGGCAAGTGTaagagggctagaaatttacacTTTGTGCAATGACAGCTTGACATATATATGTTCCCAAAACTGGAAGTCAGGAGGAGGGAAAGGTCTGTCAGCTTTTTATGTTTCAGTGGCCACCTCTGACCAAAGTAATCTCAATGCTTTTCCGGTAGAGCTGTACATCTGGTCTGCATCTGATTGTAATACGTACTAACAGCCTCCTGCAAGGTCATGAGTACCTTCCACTTCCAGTCTTCCCTCACTCTTGTTGGTATCAAACAGGAGTTACTGACTGGAGTCACACTGTTAAAAGCTAGTGTCAGTGAGATCAGCATCAAACCCTGTGTTTCTATTGCACCATAATTGTAAGTTGCATATGCCCTCTGTAATGTCactaaatgaacatttttaatcCTTATTGTTTAGGCATGTTTTAAGAAGCCTGCCATATCAAATTCATTTTCTAGACTGAATAGTCTGTATAGTAAATAAAGCAACCATTATGTATATTTTCTGTGTTTTAGGTCAGATGATAATAGCCTTCTCGGTGTCCATGGTGATTGGATTGGTGATTGGAGGGATAATCTGGGCTTTGTTTACTTGCCTGTCCCGTCGCAGAGCCAGTGCGCACATTTCACAGTGgagctcatcaatctctagccgCCGTTCCAGACCTGCTTCTCAGGGCCATGCTGCCAACAGGACTGGATTCTACCGTAACAACAGCTGTGAACGTCGTAGTAATCTCAGCCTGGCCAGCCTCACCTTCCAGCGGCAAGCCTCCCTGGAGCAAGCCAACTCCTTCCCAAGAAAGTCAAGCTTCCGAGCCTCCACTTTCCATCCCTTTTTGCAATGCCCTCCGCTCCCTGTGGAAACTAACAGTCAGCTGATTACTCTGTctcccaccagcaccaccactaCCCTTGTGGGGACCACCACCAACAGCTTAACTCGTCCTGAATTCCACTGGTCCAACAACAGCCTCCGCATCTGTCATTCAACACAAACACCTCCTCCTGCCTATGAGACCATCATTAAAGCTTTTCCAGACTCTTGAACTGaagtctttctttgtttctttaaaaggaGGACTCTCCACCATCTAAAGCAGATTTTCTGTTATGCTCTGAAGGCCTCTGGGAAGCTCCCTGGTGCTGTGGCACGCTGAAGACAAACAGAAGGGACATACAGATGACACTGATTTACTAGGGCAAGGTGTGGTATCCTGCAGCCACAAGGATcttacccctcctcccccgccaacTGAACTGGTCTGCAGTGTAATTCTGAATTTATATTATACCTTTAATTTGTAATCATTGTAAGGCTTTTAGTTTAGAAGAAAGAAACTTCTGCAGTGTACAAAACTGGCAACTTAAATGAAGAAACGAGCCACATTAGGAACCATTTGTTGATAATCGCTTATTAATTTCCTGCAAAGTTCACTCATTCATTATGATTGTTAGAAATCCTGTTCTTATACATTTGTCTGTGAGTCTTAAGTTTTCATTAGATACTTTCCTTCATCTCTTACATCTTGGGCTGGTTCTATGCCTCCTGAACCACAGGGTTTCCTATAGTTCAGGAATCCCTTGGAAGAAGTAGAGTTTAAAGTGGTTTTAGTGTCACAGTCTTGTGGCAGGTACTAGGGCCCCTGTTTTGATATTTGTAGGGGGCTCCAAATGACCACAGGCCAGCCCTGTTTACAACAAATTCCCAAAAATATGGCAAAAAAGATGGAGTATCCCAACATTTGTGCAATGGGAGAAATTTCTAACCAACTGAAAAAGGAATAACTCTATAAAAGGACTTCATTCTGCAACCTAACAGGGATCACATTTTATTACCCTATAAGGTTACAAGGATACTAGTCTTGGTCCCTAAGATAAACAACATGAATGGCAACTATTTTTTATTTGAGCTTCCTGTTTTTCTATGGGAATActcatttcctttctttaaattGTTTCTCAATTTGTACTAATGTTTCATCCTTCCTGATGTATAATACAGTGAAATCCTGCATTTTGCTAAAAGAAAATTTCTTAGAtgtctagggtgaaatcctggcccgaCAAAattcaatgtcaaaactcccactgactccaggaTGTCAAGCCTCCAGTCTATAATAATGAAACTGCTTTAGAGTATGAAGATGCTTAGGACAGATTAATTGCCTGGTTTTTGACTGTCAGACCTGTAGAGCTATTATAACATGCTGGCCCACTGGCTTAGCGGTGACTGATTGTATTTACATGTGAGAAGTCCAGGATTGGGAGCAACGGAGATAGCACAGATACATGGAGCCtgattcaactcccattgactgcaacgGGAACTGGATCATTTCCATGGTGGATAGTCTCAGACATGAACACAGAGAAGGGCATTTCACTTTAGAGAGTACCACCTGCTGCACAGagctggattaactctcctgtgggcccggggCTATTAGAGTGTGTGGAACCCCTGTATGCAAGTCTTTTTCctcggagggagtttggtgcaggagggggctggggctggggcaggggattggggtgcaggaggtggtgcgGGTTTggtagggagtttgggtgcaggagaggattctgatctggggcagggggttggggtggaggagggggtgtgaggtgcaggctccggctgggaggtgcttaccacaggtggTTCCCGGtcggcggcgcagcagggctcaggctgcctgcctgcctgtcatAGCCCCACACTGCTtccagaagcggctggctgctagCACGTCTCTGCGCACcccttggagggaggggggcaatgGGTCTCCGTATGCTGCCTGTGCCCGCAAGTGCTATCCCCGCAaacgccacccccacagctcctattggcccagaaccggccaatgggagctggagggatggtgctgggggtaggggcagcacatggagccacctccttcccctcctcacccccccgtGCCAGGGaccgcagagacgtgccagcagctggctgcttccggaAGTGGTGCAGAGCTATGTCAGGCAGGCAGCCTTCCTGAGCACCCCTTTTAGCGGCCCGGAGAtcgctgcctgtgatttatttttgcgcCCCCCCCAtaaagcccctgccttaatccagccctgctgctgtgcaACACTACCATTCCTGGCTTATTAAGAACTTTTTGGCTCTTACGGAGGGTTGAGGAAGAGGTATTAGTTACAGCGGGCCTGATCCTTAGAGAGCCTGATCCTGTGCATCTACTGAGGATCTGCAACCACAGTTGTAGTTAATGGGAGCAGCTCTCAGGAACAGACAACATGGATAACACCTTAAACTTCCTCCATGGTCGGCATTGCATtgcagtgctcagcccctctTATGAATGGGCCCAGAGTAACCATAATTGCTTTTATCACTGCAGTCTCTAAACCTGCTATTTTCTCTTTGCAACCATTACTATTAATTATAAACAACCTGTCCAGCTTTCTAACTGTAAAGGCAAACTAATTTGAATGTATCAGACAAACtggcttttgttctttttatgtgcaattttttttcattttaagaagttAAACCTGATTGCTAGAGTTCCACATTGTCCATACAGATTGCATACAGCATTTTATTTGAGAAAGTATGGATTAGAGTAAACTAAGAACACTACTAGGTCTGCAAATGCCATCTGACTCCAGTGATGGCAGGATATGGCCCTAAAATAGTGAagagagaagtgttatttaccctttcccataaTACAGCAATCAgggctcacccaatgaaattaatagacaactgctttaatacaaacaagaggaagtactttttcacacaatgttcAGTTAacgtgtggaactcattgctatggATGTTGTGAAGCCAACAGTAttactgggttcagaaaagattttCATAAGTTCATGGTCAATTGGCCCAttaattgctattagccaagatggtcagggatgcaacaccatgcttaGGGCcaccctaaacctttgactgccagaaactAGGAGGAGAAGACAGGGGTGGGTTACTCTAAAGTCCCCTCTTCTGTCCACACTCTCTGAAGCTTTGatactggcttctgtaggagtcaagatactgggctagatggaccagtgatctgactcagtatggctgctcttatatTCCTCTTATGGGAGGAGGCTTCTATTATTGTATTAGATctcttattgtttttatttagatTTCCAGTAGGCTTCACTGTACTCTAAAGGCTTACATAGTATCTATCTTGCAGATAATGTCATCTGTTGTAACATGCCCATGAATAATTGCATCTAATCCTGCCCCCCTtgctcattgactttaatagtcTACTTGAATGAGAACAGCAAGGATGATTTGGTCCACAGTGTGTAACCAAGGTGTTAGAAATGATCGTTCCTTCacagagaaataattttaaaataactgaatatGTACTTATGGGTTATAAATGCAGGATTTGCAATAGAGCTTTGCATGATATATTATTCCTTGTATTACACTATATTTAGTAAGTAATATAGGAAGAAAAGCTAtaatgtactgtatttttttctcttgaaatCTTCATTGGACACAAAAACTGTTTTACATTTCCTGGATTAGAGgagttaaaaatatgaaatattttgtgcATAACCAATTTGGAAGTCAGCTGCTTAACTAACAGCTTAAACAATAACGAATATGAATATTTTGTAAGCATTGTGGAGACTTTGAAATGTGAAATAAAGGTAGAAATTATAATCTGTACTTCATGATTTTCCTTAAGCTACATTTTACATGTGAAAGAACTAATTTATATGTAAAATCCTTGCTGTAGAAAGCAGACATAAAGAGCTGGAAAAGTTATATAAATAGTGTCAAGTTCAGCATTTATTCTATGataataagatccaatggctagaagctgatactaaaaaaaattctaatgggAAACAAGGctcaaatgtttaacagtgagagtgattaactGGAACCACAGTATGCAGTCGATTCTCTGTCAccttaagtctttaaatcaggatggATATCTTTCTAAGAAATATGCTCAAAGGAGTTTGAACTGGCAGGGTTTTGAGCAGTATGTCCTTGACCCGGAAAAGTGGGTAAGCATACATTGAAGCAAGTCAATGTTTATCAAGTCAATGTTTAATGAGgtgttttatgtttaaaaaaatgcattgtaTTTTTTGGCAGGTGAAATTATTAGTGCTTTTCACCTTCTGTCATGGTGCAGGagggcttttttgggggggggagtgtcatTCTTTTCAGAGATATTGTACTGACCTGTACAACAGCATTTTCCATAGGAAGATCTCAATGCACCCTCAAATAATGAATTAATAAGCCTCATAATTCTGGACAGTAGGTAATCATTACTTACACCATTTTACAGTGGGGgaagtgaagcagagagagattaagagacttgcccagagtcacataggaagtcactggcagagctttGAGTAGAACTCAGATATCTTGACACCCAGTCCTGCGCTTTTTAAACACTAGACAATGCTTCCTcttcttttcttaaaatgaaacactGTCCATACCTTAAATCATACACAGAAGCTATTGTCCATGTTTCATGCAGAGAACAGATTAATGCCATTCCAAGGTATTAACACAAGTGGTTTCCACTATATTCCTTGACCTTCCTTACTGAAGAATTTCAGATTGCTTATTCAGACATCTACTGGATTATAATACTACTTCTCTGAACGTGGCATGTCTTTGCCAAATCAAATTTTTAAAGTTCACTTGCAATTTACCATGAAGTTTTTTAGTCATCTTGACATCTCGTCTGAAAATTTATAAACTGAAAACTACATTTACTGGAAATGTCCACTCAGAAATGAAATGACACATGCCAGATCCCTGACCTATAGGTACTTTATAAAATTAGACAATGTCTGTGATGCACTGCAGCTtctggagaaaagaaagaaaacactaaTAGGAAATTTACCTCTACCATGTCCAAAACAGATTAAAGAAGAGTGTTGATGTACTTTACAGAGAGGAGGACCATAAATCAACTTTGTCCAACTGTTtcaaatgtaggtgcctaacattaggcacctaaatctttttttttctgcaccaTGACAAAAGTGACCTGATTTGCAGAGGGGCTCACTTCCGTGCCTATTTACCTTTTCAAAAACTGGTGATAAGGACAAAATCTTAATTGCATGTGGGCTACAATTCGGTGTAACAACAACatagatttttatttctgttgcacTTTTCATCCAGCAGGATCATTAATCCCTTTCAAATGTGTAGACTTCAcctcaggactggaaggggctgCCGGCAGCTTTTCTTGATCCTCAGAGAACAACAGGAGGGGAAAAGTCTTCCTCAGCACCCTGAGTATCATTCCCCGATCACATCCTCATTCCATCATCCCCTCAGCATTCTCTTCCTCATCTGCTGTCTCTAAAATCCGGGAATTATTATTTCAGCAGTTGATTATTTATAATACCACCAGCAGCCACAGTCAAAGACTGCGGCCCATTGTTCTAggtgttatacacacacacacagagggacaAGActatctctgctccaaagagcgtACAGTCCAAGTAAACAGCCTGAATGAGAGCTCAATGTTCTATGGGCCACTCACCAGTCTAGTGCAAGCAGAAATTAATGAATAGTAACAAATCGCTTACAAAGGTACAGCAGGTTCACTAAGCACACTCCTCCTTGCACCTCATCTAGAAAGGTTTGATGCTTGTTACATTGCCACTTGCTGCTACGTGATGGTGGCAGAGGCATGACAAGCATGAAACAGACTCTGCTGACATACCATTGTAGGCCAGTTTTATGTCTTCTGTTGTACAGACAGGATGAAATGGCAACAGACACTGAAAACAGGATTTTCTTTGTTCAGCAGCAAAAACAGGCCAATTTTGCCCTTATAGACACTAAACAATAGAAATACGGTACTGAGTAGCTGTTTGGTTTAATTATGGCTTGACTGGGGTGGTAAGATGGCTCAGACTATTGGCAATTAGACAAGAAACCGTACACCTCTAGACCCCCAGGTCAAATCCAGACCCACGTCTGTAGTGACCCAAAGTCATTGCCAGATGGCAGCACTTTGGTGACTTATGTGAAAAAAGGGAATGATACCCAAGCTACTCCTAGTGGACAGGTGTGAAAATCATAGTTGGCAATAATTTACAGCCTTTTGGATAATATCAGTGAAGCCATGAATGATTAGAGGTACCTTAAGACTACACTTCTCCCTCAACTCTGCATATGGTCCTTCTAGAACCGGGCTGAGGCACACTGGTGAGTCAGAGTGAGGAAGTTTTCTCTCCCCATGCTACatgtgttctgtggataaattaaATAGCTCCTACTGTCAGTGTTCTCAAAAGCACAAAAGTCACTGGAAAATTCATTATGCTATGCTAATTTCAAAGAATTTCAAGTGTACCGATTAAATAGAGACTATTTTAGAGTGATTCAAAAAACTGATATTTCTCATGACACCAGGCAGTTCAGAATCCC is from Dermochelys coriacea isolate rDerCor1 chromosome 3, rDerCor1.pri.v4, whole genome shotgun sequence and encodes:
- the MYCT1 gene encoding myc target protein 1 isoform X1 translates to MQAKQCDWLCECISSPAESQTYQNLVLHRGHTSFTFIILDVMDKNSTYSDSSWPPNFWGQMIIAFSVSMVIGLVIGGIIWALFTCLSRRRASAHISQWSSSISSRRSRPASQGHAANRTGFYRNNSCERRSNLSLASLTFQRQASLEQANSFPRKSSFRASTFHPFLQCPPLPVETNSQLITLSPTSTTTTLVGTTTNSLTRPEFHWSNNSLRICHSTQTPPPAYETIIKAFPDS
- the MYCT1 gene encoding myc target protein 1 isoform X2, whose translation is MIIAFSVSMVIGLVIGGIIWALFTCLSRRRASAHISQWSSSISSRRSRPASQGHAANRTGFYRNNSCERRSNLSLASLTFQRQASLEQANSFPRKSSFRASTFHPFLQCPPLPVETNSQLITLSPTSTTTTLVGTTTNSLTRPEFHWSNNSLRICHSTQTPPPAYETIIKAFPDS